One part of the Dermacentor andersoni chromosome 2, qqDerAnde1_hic_scaffold, whole genome shotgun sequence genome encodes these proteins:
- the LOC129387561 gene encoding cuticle protein 16.8-like, with product MISKVILCGLLAYAAGQALPGDLPAAPYSFNHDTTDEFGTRITHEETSDENNHKVGSYSYTDPNGITRTVRYVADGGGFRATVETNEPGTKTSNPADAPFLSNAVEPPPAPPAPKPVPAATVVVRPAPRPVVVHSTPVFHAHPVVHAHPVVHALHATPVTLHAGPVALHAAPITIATAHHAHPVTVAGHPIAIAHAPLTYTLGRAKR from the exons ATGATCAGCAAG GTTATCCTCTGCGGCTTGCTGGCCTATGCAGCCGGCCAAGCCCTGCCAGGAGATCTT CCGGCTGCGCCGTACAGCTTCAACCACGACACCACGGATGAGTTCGGCACCCGCATTACTCACGAAGAGACCAGTGACGAGAACAACCACAAGGTCGGTTCCTACAGCTACACCGATCCAAATGGCATCACCCGCACAGTGCGCTACGTGGCTGACGGCGGTGGATTCCGCGCCACCGTCGAGACCAACGAGCCGGGAACCAAGACTTCGAACCCTGCCGACGCCCCGTTCCTCTCCAACGCTGTGGAGCCGCCTCCAGCCCCGCCAGCACCCAAGCCCGTGCCAGCCGCCACCGTGGTCGTGAGGCCCGCTCCCAGACCCGTGGTCGTCCACTCCACCCCTGTTTTCCACGCCCATCCGGTAGTCCACGCCCACCCGGTTGTGCACGCCCTTCATGCCACGCCGGTTACGCTGCACGCGGGGCCAGTCGCCCTGCATGCGGCGCCTATCACCATTGCCACGGCCCACCACGCACACCCGGTAACCGTGGCCGGTCACCCGATCGCCATCGCCCACGCGCCGCTGACGTACACCCTGGGCCGTGCCAAGAGATAA